A region from the Gemmatimonadota bacterium genome encodes:
- a CDS encoding tetratricopeptide repeat protein, with product MKSLRIFVSSPGDVGAERSLAHRVVARLQNEFAGRARLEAVLWEHEPLVATSTFQTQIVRPSETDITICILWSRLGTRLPAEFVRPDGRRYASGTEFEFEDAVQGLRRSGRPELLVYRKTTDPVVSLSNPEELLRKLEQKKALDGFIEHWFYDHDDGTLRGAFHAFERPEEFESLLETHLRKLVERQLPPVERPLEAVRARWTQGSPFRGLQAFDVEHADVFFGRTAAVGEVVDALREQQGAGRPFVLIVGHSGGGKSSLARAGVLPMLTQRGVIEGVGSWRRTILRPGDGGGDLLHGLAGALLAHGALPELEDAAGGQEGLARLLRESPTTVAPLLRAALALAAARGGDPEPVCLALVVDQLEEIFTQADEEERGRFTEALAALVGTGRVWAVATLRADVYPRLAEIPRLLELKEGKGQYDLRAPTPAELGQIVRHPVAAAGLRLEEDALSGVRLEDVLRDSAARMPNSLPLLEFTLEELYRQRASDGTLTLAAYREIGGLEGSLARRAEDAFQACGPSARAAFTAVMRQLVVVADPEDAGTVGARRATSTQVAASPGATELVQALVDARLLVTDLGRDGEPVVGIAHEALLRHWPRLTAWLDDDRDLLKARARLAQSARRWAEERRALEYLLPVGKPLEEARDVERRGSGLSALEREFLAASTHRARRFARIRRAAFAGLAGLTVVSATLAWTAYDARERASEEALSATRTHEFTVGLLSDSGDPLFTGGEEWTVKRLLDFGTTQLLEQGALADVPRTRARALLEWSRPYDVREEFPAALRLARAAEDAEAALNGVPDSVRAETWLTVGEYLLKLDSLASAQAYLERAVTGLAGTAREPAALRQLGDLHLDQGRALDALPELEAALAAAPPADTLLSIGILGSLGRARYQLGDPEGAERAYRDALQRADRLAGGGRPDAYAMVAHRFSNLLWVSSRQAQADSILAETEHRQVAIFGERHGAVAVTVKLRGALARSRGDFTEADSLLRRALSIEQAAYGPGHSHPAITELELSQLLMQTGRYQEADSLAAHARAALAASLGARHPRVASAWVVSGHVQRAQGRYDAALAAYDSALACDLSEGADLSRDRVLIERGSLRAEVGDRTGAESDLTQALELVRALGDRGREAAALEELETALYHLDDYEAAEQWAEEGLRVKREVYAAGSPQIAAALGDVAFYRAARGDREGTLIALREGWSILDSIQAPDADAFQAHRALIGPLLVLDDVPTAIDRADRLRVLLEQAEPPRPAELADVLVREGRLVLASGDRPRARALARRGVELLTDQFGADHPETEAARQLLAEAR from the coding sequence GTGAAGTCGCTGCGGATCTTCGTCTCGTCACCGGGCGACGTCGGCGCGGAGCGCTCACTGGCCCACCGGGTGGTGGCACGCCTGCAAAACGAATTCGCCGGGCGGGCTCGCCTGGAAGCCGTGTTGTGGGAGCACGAGCCCCTGGTCGCCACGAGCACGTTCCAGACCCAGATCGTCCGCCCCTCCGAGACCGACATCACCATCTGCATCCTCTGGTCCCGCCTGGGCACCCGCCTGCCGGCCGAGTTCGTACGACCCGACGGACGTCGCTATGCCTCCGGCACGGAGTTCGAGTTCGAGGACGCCGTGCAGGGCCTGCGTCGGAGCGGCCGCCCGGAGCTGCTGGTGTACCGAAAGACCACCGACCCGGTGGTGAGTCTTTCCAACCCGGAGGAACTGCTCCGCAAGTTGGAGCAGAAGAAGGCCTTGGACGGATTCATCGAACACTGGTTCTATGACCACGACGATGGGACCTTGCGCGGTGCCTTCCACGCCTTCGAGCGCCCGGAGGAGTTCGAATCGCTCCTGGAGACGCACCTGCGGAAGCTCGTCGAGAGACAACTGCCTCCGGTGGAGCGACCCCTCGAGGCGGTACGGGCGCGCTGGACGCAGGGCTCTCCCTTTCGTGGGCTGCAGGCGTTCGATGTCGAGCACGCGGACGTGTTCTTTGGTCGGACGGCAGCCGTGGGCGAGGTCGTCGATGCGCTCCGGGAACAACAGGGAGCCGGCCGCCCGTTCGTGTTGATCGTGGGGCACAGTGGGGGAGGGAAGTCATCGCTGGCTCGCGCCGGCGTGCTCCCCATGCTGACGCAGCGGGGTGTGATCGAGGGCGTAGGATCGTGGCGCCGCACCATCCTGCGCCCCGGCGACGGCGGCGGGGACCTTCTACACGGACTTGCGGGAGCCCTGCTCGCGCATGGTGCGCTCCCCGAACTCGAGGACGCAGCGGGTGGCCAGGAGGGGCTGGCGCGTCTGCTGCGCGAGTCGCCCACGACGGTGGCGCCGCTCCTCCGCGCGGCGTTGGCCCTGGCGGCGGCGCGCGGTGGCGATCCTGAGCCGGTGTGCCTCGCTCTGGTGGTGGATCAGTTGGAGGAGATCTTCACCCAGGCCGACGAGGAGGAGCGCGGACGCTTCACGGAGGCGTTGGCGGCTCTCGTGGGGACGGGCCGCGTCTGGGCCGTCGCCACACTGCGCGCCGACGTCTATCCGCGGCTCGCGGAGATTCCTCGACTCCTGGAGTTGAAGGAGGGGAAGGGACAGTACGACCTGCGTGCGCCCACACCGGCCGAACTTGGGCAGATCGTGCGCCATCCGGTGGCCGCCGCCGGTCTGCGGCTGGAGGAAGACGCGCTCTCGGGCGTGCGGTTGGAGGATGTGCTGCGAGACTCCGCCGCGCGCATGCCGAACTCCCTCCCTCTGCTGGAATTCACTCTCGAGGAGCTCTATCGACAGCGCGCGTCGGACGGGACGCTGACGCTGGCCGCGTACCGCGAGATCGGCGGGTTGGAAGGCAGCCTGGCGCGGCGCGCGGAGGATGCCTTCCAGGCCTGCGGCCCGTCGGCGCGTGCTGCCTTCACCGCCGTGATGCGCCAGCTGGTGGTGGTGGCGGATCCGGAGGATGCAGGAACGGTCGGCGCGCGGCGAGCGACCTCGACGCAGGTCGCCGCCTCGCCGGGTGCCACCGAGCTCGTTCAGGCACTGGTCGATGCCCGCCTGCTCGTCACGGACCTGGGTCGGGACGGCGAGCCCGTCGTGGGCATCGCGCACGAAGCGCTGCTGAGGCATTGGCCGCGGCTCACCGCGTGGCTGGACGACGATCGTGACCTGCTCAAGGCCCGGGCCCGCCTGGCGCAATCCGCGCGCCGCTGGGCCGAAGAGCGTCGCGCTCTCGAGTATCTGCTTCCGGTCGGGAAGCCACTCGAGGAAGCACGCGATGTGGAGCGGCGGGGAAGCGGGCTCTCCGCACTCGAGCGGGAGTTCCTGGCCGCGTCCACCCATCGAGCGCGGCGCTTCGCTCGCATCCGGCGCGCCGCCTTCGCCGGCCTGGCGGGTCTGACCGTGGTCTCGGCGACCCTGGCCTGGACGGCCTACGACGCTCGCGAACGGGCCTCGGAGGAGGCATTGAGCGCGACGCGCACGCACGAGTTCACCGTGGGCCTGCTTTCCGATTCCGGCGATCCACTGTTCACCGGTGGTGAGGAGTGGACGGTGAAACGGTTGCTGGACTTCGGCACCACGCAGCTCCTCGAGCAGGGTGCGCTCGCCGACGTGCCGCGAACCCGGGCCCGGGCCCTCCTGGAATGGTCCCGCCCCTACGACGTGCGCGAAGAGTTCCCCGCGGCCCTGCGACTGGCGCGCGCCGCCGAAGACGCGGAGGCCGCGCTCAACGGTGTGCCGGACTCAGTGCGGGCGGAGACCTGGTTGACCGTGGGCGAGTACCTGCTGAAGCTCGACAGTCTCGCCAGCGCCCAGGCCTACCTCGAGCGAGCCGTGACGGGACTGGCCGGCACCGCGCGCGAGCCGGCGGCGCTGCGCCAGCTCGGCGATCTGCACCTGGACCAGGGGCGGGCCCTCGATGCGCTCCCCGAACTTGAGGCCGCCCTGGCCGCGGCGCCTCCTGCGGATACCCTGCTGTCGATCGGGATCCTCGGGTCGCTGGGGAGGGCCCGCTATCAACTCGGCGATCCGGAAGGGGCGGAGCGTGCCTACCGCGATGCCCTGCAACGTGCGGACCGCCTGGCTGGAGGGGGGCGTCCCGACGCCTACGCGATGGTGGCGCACCGCTTCTCCAACCTTCTATGGGTCTCGTCCCGGCAGGCGCAGGCCGACTCGATCCTTGCGGAGACCGAGCACCGGCAGGTGGCGATCTTCGGAGAGCGGCACGGGGCAGTGGCCGTCACCGTGAAGCTGCGCGGGGCCCTCGCTCGGTCTCGCGGCGACTTCACGGAGGCGGACAGCTTGCTGCGGCGGGCGCTCTCCATCGAGCAGGCCGCCTATGGCCCGGGACACAGCCATCCGGCCATCACCGAACTGGAACTCTCACAGTTGCTCATGCAAACCGGGAGGTACCAGGAAGCGGATTCGCTCGCGGCCCACGCGCGCGCTGCCCTGGCAGCGTCCCTGGGGGCGCGCCACCCCCGGGTCGCCAGTGCCTGGGTGGTCAGCGGACACGTGCAGCGCGCCCAGGGCCGCTACGACGCCGCGTTGGCGGCGTACGACTCCGCGCTCGCTTGCGATCTGAGCGAGGGTGCCGACCTGTCCCGGGACCGCGTGCTGATCGAGCGGGGGTCGCTGCGCGCGGAGGTCGGCGACCGCACCGGGGCGGAATCGGATCTGACCCAGGCGCTCGAGCTGGTGCGGGCCCTGGGAGACCGCGGGCGCGAGGCGGCTGCGCTCGAGGAACTGGAGACCGCCCTGTACCATCTCGACGACTACGAGGCGGCCGAGCAGTGGGCGGAGGAGGGGCTGAGGGTCAAGCGGGAGGTGTACGCCGCGGGAAGTCCACAGATCGCAGCGGCCCTGGGAGACGTCGCCTTCTATCGCGCGGCCAGGGGCGATCGCGAAGGCACCTTGATCGCGCTACGCGAGGGATGGTCGATCCTGGATTCCATCCAGGCCCCCGACGCCGACGCCTTCCAGGCGCATCGGGCGCTGATCGGTCCGCTGCTGGTGTTGGACGACGTGCCGACGGCGATCGATCGTGCGGATCGCCTGCGGGTCCTCCTGGAACAGGCCGAGCCCCCGCGGCCGGCCGAACTCGCCGACGTGCTGGTTCGCGAGGGTCGCCTCGTGCTTGCCTCCGGAGATCGCCCGCGTGCGCGCGCATTGGCCCGTCGCGGGGTCGAGTTGCTCACGGACCAGTTCGGCGCGGATCATCCCGAGACCGAGGCGGCGCGTCAGCTGTTGGCCGAGGCGCGCTGA
- a CDS encoding patatin-like phospholipase family protein: MTTLEARLSLPGPKRLLALDGGGIRGLVTLGYLERIESLLREQHGAPDLVLADYFDLIGGTSTGSVIATALALGWPVGEIRRLYHKLGADAFKPKRSLLGPFGRIVGAKFDEKAVGEVLRSELHDWRLDSERLRVGLTIIAKRADTGSVWVLVNIPGHRYYEMNRHLKLWEVVRASTAAPTYFAPQWIKDLGGGEGGVFVDGAVSMHGDPALQLLMVATLQGFGLGWPLGAERILLCSVGTGSFVAKAPPQKLKKYTQLHWLALLMVQMMSDAGELNRTMLQWLSRSPTAHEIDSQIGDLGSDLLGPQPLLHYLRYNVGLDPDALSGLGLTYSEKEASSLREMTNVAKIPELDEVGQRAAAAQVHLDHFPDRFKRDVP, translated from the coding sequence GTGACCACTCTGGAAGCCCGCCTCTCGCTGCCCGGCCCCAAACGCCTGCTGGCCCTGGACGGAGGCGGCATTCGCGGGCTCGTGACGCTTGGCTACCTCGAGCGCATCGAGTCCCTGCTCCGGGAGCAACATGGCGCACCGGACCTGGTGCTTGCCGACTACTTCGACCTGATCGGGGGGACCAGCACCGGCTCGGTGATCGCGACGGCGCTGGCCCTGGGGTGGCCAGTGGGGGAGATCCGTCGGCTCTACCACAAGCTGGGGGCGGACGCCTTCAAGCCCAAACGGTCGCTCCTGGGGCCGTTCGGCCGCATCGTGGGGGCCAAGTTCGACGAGAAGGCGGTAGGGGAGGTCCTGCGATCGGAGCTCCACGACTGGCGCCTGGACTCGGAGCGGCTCAGGGTGGGCCTCACCATCATCGCCAAGCGGGCGGACACCGGATCCGTCTGGGTGCTGGTGAACATCCCCGGGCATCGGTACTACGAAATGAACCGCCATCTCAAGCTCTGGGAGGTGGTGCGAGCCTCCACGGCGGCCCCGACCTACTTCGCCCCGCAGTGGATCAAGGATCTGGGAGGGGGCGAGGGGGGCGTGTTCGTGGATGGGGCAGTGAGCATGCACGGGGACCCGGCCCTTCAGCTCCTGATGGTAGCGACGCTTCAGGGCTTCGGGCTTGGCTGGCCCCTCGGCGCCGAGCGGATCCTGCTCTGCTCGGTGGGCACGGGCAGCTTCGTGGCCAAGGCCCCTCCGCAGAAGCTGAAGAAGTACACACAACTGCATTGGTTGGCGCTGCTCATGGTTCAGATGATGAGCGACGCCGGCGAGCTGAACCGCACCATGCTGCAGTGGTTGTCCCGCAGCCCGACCGCGCACGAGATCGATAGTCAGATCGGAGATCTCGGTTCCGATCTGTTGGGTCCACAACCCCTTCTCCACTACCTGCGCTACAACGTCGGACTCGACCCGGACGCCCTGTCGGGCTTGGGACTCACGTATTCCGAGAAGGAAGCGAGCTCGCTGCGTGAGATGACCAACGTGGCCAAGATCCCGGAGTTGGACGAGGTGGGCCAACGCGCGGCCGCGGCTCAGGTCCATCTCGACCACTTCCCCGACCGGTTCAAGAGAGACGTGCCTTGA
- the rpsO gene encoding 30S ribosomal protein S15, with translation MGIDKSSVIKKYQLHDKDQGSAPVQIALLTERINYLQSHFQAHKKDHHSRQGLMKMVGRRRRLLEYLRQTDLERYRSLIADLGLRR, from the coding sequence ATGGGCATCGACAAGTCCAGCGTCATCAAGAAGTACCAGCTCCACGACAAGGATCAGGGCAGCGCGCCTGTTCAGATCGCCTTGCTCACGGAGCGGATCAACTACCTGCAGAGCCACTTCCAGGCCCACAAGAAGGACCATCACAGCCGCCAGGGGCTGATGAAGATGGTCGGCCGCCGCCGTCGACTCCTCGAGTATCTCCGACAGACGGACCTCGAGCGCTACCGCAGCCTCATCGCCGACCTGGGCCTCCGTCGGTAG